The Bos indicus x Bos taurus breed Angus x Brahman F1 hybrid chromosome 10, Bos_hybrid_MaternalHap_v2.0, whole genome shotgun sequence genome has a segment encoding these proteins:
- the EIF2S1 gene encoding eukaryotic translation initiation factor 2 subunit 1 has protein sequence MPGLSCRFYQHKFPEVEDVVMVNVRSIAEMGAYVSLLEYNNIEGMILLSELSRRRIRSINKLIRIGRNECVVVIRVDKEKGYIDLSKRRVSPEEAIKCEDKFTKSKTVYSILRHVAEVLEYTKDEQLESLFQRTAWVFDDKYKRPGYGAYDAFKHAVSDPSILDSLDLNEDEREVLINNINRRLTPQAVKIRADIEVACYGYEGIDAVKEALRAGLNCSTETMPIKINLIAPPRYVMTTTTLERTEGLSVLNQAMAVIKEKIEEKRGVFNVQMEPKVVTDTDETELARQLERLERENAEVDGDDDAEEMEAKAED, from the exons ATGCCGGGTCTAAGTTGTAGATTTTATCAACACAAATTTCCTGAGGTGGAAGATGTAGTGATGGTGAATGTAAGGTCCATTGCTGAAATGGGCGCTTATGTCAGCTTGCTGGAATACAACAACATCGAAGGCATGATTCTTCTGAGTGAGTTGTCAAGAAGGCGTATCCGTTCTATAAACAAACTCATCCGAATTGGCAGGAATGAATGTGTGGTTGTTATTAGAGTGGACAAAGAAAAAG GATATATTGATTTGTCAAAAAGAAGAGTTTCACCAGAGGAAGCAATCAAATGTGAAGATAAATTTACCAAATCCAAAACT gtttACAGCATTCTTCGTCATGTTGCTGAGGTCTTAGAATATACCAAGGATGAGCAGCTGGAAAGCCTATTCCAGAGGACTGCCTGGGTCTTCGATGACAAGTACAAGAGACCCGGATATGGTGCCTATGATGCATTTAAGCACGCAGTCTC aGACCCATCTATTTTGGATAGCTTAGATTTGAATGAAGATGAACGTGAAGTACTCATTAACAATATTAATAGGCGTTTGACCCCCCAGGCTGTCAAAATTCGAGCag ataTTGAAGTGGCTTGTTATGGTTATGAAGGCATCGATGCCGTAAAAGAAGCTCTGAGAGCGGGTTTGAATTGTTCTACAGAAACCATGCCCATCAAA ATTAATCTAATAGCTCCTCCTCGGTATGTAATGACTACAACCACCCTGGAGAGAACAGAAGGCCTCTCTGTCCTCAATCAAGCTATGGctgttataaaagaaaaaatagaggaaaagaggGGTGTCTTCAATGTTCAAATGGAG CCCAAAGTGGTCACAGATACAGATGAGACCGAACTTGCAAGGCAGCTGGAGAGGCTTgagagagaaaatgcagaagTGGATGGAGATGATGATGCAGAAGAAATGGAAGCCAAAGCTGAAGATTAA